A stretch of the Sphingobacterium thalpophilum genome encodes the following:
- a CDS encoding DUF4292 domain-containing protein, translating to MWNKVVCAGIMILLFASCSSKKKLLKEAELKSENELVVKDNTREAKKNTLRNLLLTNLDYTTFSGKAKMRLDLGKDNYDVTSNIRIEKDRKIWISVTATLGIEVARLLITPDSVQILNKFEGEYIVKPFDYLYRFASPDLTFGNLQDLLLANLSTNLLSDIDRVNFSQDPSSVQLDGRLNELDFLYKLNNNNRPYQFRLSQPAKRQLLEANYGEYAVAADQEFPMLLKLIISDGRQEIKTQISFNKVTFNEPVEMPFSVSSRYKVVR from the coding sequence ATGTGGAATAAAGTTGTTTGTGCCGGAATTATGATTCTTCTGTTTGCTTCCTGCAGTTCGAAAAAAAAACTGCTGAAAGAGGCCGAACTTAAGTCTGAAAACGAGTTGGTGGTCAAGGATAATACGCGCGAAGCAAAAAAGAATACACTCCGTAATCTCTTGCTGACAAACCTGGACTATACGACTTTTTCCGGGAAAGCAAAGATGCGGCTCGATCTGGGTAAAGATAACTACGACGTCACCTCCAATATCCGAATAGAAAAAGACAGGAAAATCTGGATTTCTGTTACGGCTACTTTGGGGATCGAGGTGGCCCGCCTCCTGATTACACCGGACAGCGTGCAGATCCTGAACAAATTTGAGGGCGAATATATCGTCAAACCATTTGATTATTTGTACCGTTTTGCAAGTCCGGATCTTACTTTTGGCAATCTGCAGGACTTACTGCTGGCCAACCTCTCCACCAATCTGCTTTCAGATATAGACCGTGTAAATTTTAGCCAAGATCCCAGTTCGGTACAGTTGGACGGAAGGCTGAACGAACTGGATTTCTTGTATAAGCTCAACAATAACAACCGTCCCTATCAGTTCAGGCTGTCACAGCCGGCAAAAAGACAGCTGCTCGAAGCCAATTATGGCGAATATGCCGTCGCTGCTGATCAGGAATTTCCGATGTTGCTCAAATTGATCATTTCCGATGGAAGACAAGAGATAAAAACACAAATCAGTTTTAATAAAGTGACGTTTAACGAACCGGTCGAAATGCCGTTTTCCGTATCATCGCGTTACAAAGTAGTCCGATGA